One genomic region from Edaphobacter dinghuensis encodes:
- a CDS encoding glycerophosphodiester phosphodiesterase family protein, with protein MAFAQTAWTPKEDGKTIKVIAHRGEHLHHPENTLPAFQAAIDAGADYFELDVRTTSDGKFVLMHDSTLDRTTNGTGEVYKHTFAEIRALDAGIKFSPTFAGTKVPTLDEALDLAHGKINVYVDTKYADPQQLIDTIVRHDMQDHVVIYGNPFFLYEVHKIRPTLKVMPEALSPDICKLFVRAMQLQVIAFDASDFKDPVIACAKDANAKIFVDRLGDADNPEAWQKAIDEGAAGIQTNLPAELAVYLRAHNMATH; from the coding sequence ATGGCTTTCGCTCAAACAGCGTGGACTCCGAAGGAGGACGGAAAGACAATTAAGGTTATTGCTCACCGTGGTGAACATCTGCATCACCCTGAAAACACGTTACCTGCCTTTCAGGCTGCCATTGATGCAGGTGCCGACTACTTTGAACTCGATGTTCGCACTACCTCGGACGGTAAATTCGTCCTCATGCACGACAGTACGCTCGACCGCACCACCAATGGTACCGGCGAGGTCTACAAGCATACCTTCGCTGAAATTCGTGCGCTCGACGCGGGAATCAAATTTTCCCCAACGTTCGCTGGAACCAAGGTTCCCACGCTCGATGAAGCTCTCGATCTCGCCCATGGCAAGATCAACGTTTATGTAGACACGAAGTATGCCGATCCGCAGCAACTAATCGACACCATTGTCCGCCACGATATGCAAGACCACGTTGTGATCTATGGCAATCCCTTCTTTCTCTATGAAGTGCACAAGATTCGTCCAACTCTGAAGGTCATGCCAGAGGCTCTCAGCCCGGACATCTGCAAGCTCTTCGTTCGGGCCATGCAACTACAGGTCATCGCCTTCGACGCCAGCGATTTCAAAGATCCTGTCATCGCCTGTGCCAAAGACGCAAATGCGAAGATCTTCGTGGACCGCCTTGGTGACGCCGACAACCCGGAGGCATGGCAGAAAGCTATTGACGAAGGTGCAGCCGGTATCCAAACTAACCTTCCTGCCGAACTGGCCGTATATCTGCGCGCGCACAACATGGCCACTCACTAA
- a CDS encoding TetR/AcrR family transcriptional regulator — translation MLSKTSNVSSAPYRVHRERQRRRIMTAAQKLFDVDGIDRVTMANIISATGIRASTLYEYFSSKDEIVWALVEELMVQSSASIRTSIDDATGSALVKITALLQALGDELVQHSARVRFMAQFDARYAFDWSVERLVALEEQIFPGRFEELSALIRDGIADGSLRSDLDPELTLHAIVNAVIGAQRRLASLGSRVEKEYGQPIELLFRETVRILLLGLRAT, via the coding sequence ATGCTCTCAAAGACTTCAAATGTGTCGAGTGCACCCTATCGTGTTCATCGCGAAAGGCAGCGACGCCGCATCATGACTGCGGCGCAGAAGCTCTTCGACGTGGACGGCATTGACCGCGTCACGATGGCGAACATCATCTCTGCGACAGGCATTCGGGCCTCGACGCTCTATGAGTATTTTTCGAGCAAGGATGAGATTGTCTGGGCTCTGGTCGAAGAGTTGATGGTGCAGTCGTCCGCGAGTATTCGCACTTCGATCGACGACGCGACGGGATCAGCCTTGGTGAAGATCACGGCTCTGTTGCAGGCTCTGGGAGACGAGTTGGTGCAACATTCTGCGCGGGTGCGTTTTATGGCGCAGTTCGATGCGAGGTATGCGTTCGACTGGTCGGTTGAGCGTCTTGTGGCGCTTGAAGAACAGATATTTCCCGGTCGCTTTGAGGAGCTTTCCGCTCTGATTCGGGATGGCATTGCGGATGGGTCACTGCGCTCTGACCTCGATCCGGAGCTTACCTTGCACGCTATCGTGAACGCCGTTATTGGAGCTCAACGACGGTTGGCATCCCTGGGAAGCCGGGTGGAAAAGGAGTACGGCCAGCCCATCGAGCTCCTCTTCCGAGAAACAGTGCGCATCCTGCTGCTTGGCTTGCGTGCGACCTAG
- a CDS encoding glycoside hydrolase family 2 TIM barrel-domain containing protein, translating to MRAEQSRSPRQQLNADANWKFLLGDPANAEAPSFQDGSWRTVDLPHDWSIEQAPNEKNATGSGGGYFPAGIGWYRKTFSALGSWKGKEVSVEFDGVASNATVYLNGKKLGIHPYEYTSFRFDLTHDLDFSKANILAVRVDDSQQPSSRWYSGSGIYRHVRVVVTEPLHVVPWGVFVSTSEATDTSASVVVRTRLQNDSASADNATLRTTLLSASGQPVAKEQSQVQVGAGSHEEASQTIAVASPALWSPATPTLYRAVTEVIRGGKVVDRVETSFGIRTLSWSVDKGLLLNGRSIKLVGGSVHHDDGPLGAAAFDRAEERKVELLKAAGFNAVRTAHNPPSPAFLDACDRLGLLVLDEPFDVWTKSKVKYDYARFFNDWWQQDIDSMVLRDRNHPSIIVWGIGNEIPEAWTPKGGPLAKQLADRVRALDTTRPLTEAFPGATYTPSTDAVMSHLDIAGYNYNLKQNQAKDHERVPSRIMMTTESLPSAAFDNWKLAHEHSYILGEFVWTAMDYLGESGIGSWSYATPEQAGQVAQVSSMMNQMMANMGADGKDPFEAMAKQQNAAPNPMMKLMFPGFPWHAADSGDIDLTGFRKPQSYYRDILWNGGDKVFATVRLPEPEGKKIVAIGWSVYPTLPSWTWPGREGKEMQVEVYANTEKVRLYLNDKLVGEMPTGTEQQRKALFTVAYAPGTLKAVGVNGDREVTTDVLHTTGDPVKIRLTPDRKVLQADGEDLSFITVEAVDAHGLMQPNAAAEVNFTISGPGTIIAVGNGDGTSTESYQGDQRALFHGRALVVVRTSRTAGFIRLKVTAPSMASAEINLHTEPAKPGMELR from the coding sequence ATGAGGGCAGAGCAGTCACGGTCGCCGCGCCAACAACTCAACGCAGATGCGAATTGGAAGTTTCTGTTGGGCGATCCTGCCAATGCCGAAGCGCCCTCTTTTCAGGATGGCAGTTGGCGAACCGTGGATCTGCCGCACGATTGGAGTATCGAGCAGGCTCCAAACGAGAAGAATGCAACCGGTTCGGGCGGCGGATACTTTCCTGCCGGTATCGGCTGGTATCGAAAGACCTTTTCTGCTCTCGGCAGTTGGAAGGGGAAGGAGGTGAGTGTTGAGTTCGATGGTGTCGCGTCGAATGCGACCGTTTATCTCAACGGGAAGAAACTCGGCATTCATCCTTATGAATACACCAGCTTCCGATTCGATCTAACGCATGACCTCGATTTCTCCAAGGCAAACATTCTTGCCGTGCGTGTCGATGACTCACAACAGCCAAGCAGCCGCTGGTACAGCGGATCGGGCATCTACCGGCATGTCAGGGTTGTTGTGACAGAGCCGCTCCATGTCGTTCCATGGGGAGTCTTTGTAAGCACATCCGAGGCTACAGATACGAGTGCGAGTGTTGTGGTGCGCACCCGGCTGCAAAACGACTCTGCCAGTGCGGACAACGCGACCTTGAGGACAACGTTGCTTTCAGCCTCTGGGCAGCCGGTTGCGAAGGAGCAGTCGCAGGTGCAGGTAGGAGCCGGATCGCACGAAGAAGCGAGTCAGACGATTGCAGTGGCAAGTCCTGCTCTCTGGTCTCCCGCAACTCCGACGCTCTATCGTGCCGTTACGGAGGTGATACGAGGCGGCAAAGTCGTGGATCGGGTCGAGACCAGCTTTGGCATTCGTACTCTCTCGTGGTCGGTTGATAAAGGGCTGCTGTTGAACGGAAGATCTATCAAGCTTGTAGGCGGAAGTGTGCACCACGACGATGGGCCGCTTGGCGCTGCGGCGTTTGATCGGGCGGAAGAACGCAAGGTCGAACTGCTGAAGGCCGCGGGGTTCAATGCTGTGCGCACAGCGCACAATCCTCCGTCGCCTGCTTTTCTGGATGCCTGTGACAGGTTGGGACTGTTGGTGCTGGACGAGCCATTCGATGTCTGGACCAAGAGCAAGGTGAAGTACGACTATGCGCGTTTTTTCAACGATTGGTGGCAACAGGATATCGACTCGATGGTGCTGCGTGATCGGAACCATCCATCGATCATCGTGTGGGGCATTGGCAACGAGATTCCCGAAGCATGGACTCCGAAGGGCGGTCCGCTTGCAAAACAGCTTGCCGACCGTGTACGCGCACTCGACACCACCAGGCCTTTGACTGAGGCGTTTCCGGGGGCGACCTACACGCCCAGCACGGATGCAGTGATGTCACATCTCGATATAGCCGGCTACAACTACAACCTGAAGCAGAACCAGGCTAAGGACCATGAGCGGGTTCCGAGCCGGATTATGATGACGACCGAATCGCTACCTTCGGCTGCATTTGATAACTGGAAGCTGGCTCACGAACACTCCTATATCCTTGGTGAGTTTGTCTGGACCGCGATGGACTATCTGGGAGAGTCGGGAATTGGAAGCTGGTCTTACGCGACGCCGGAACAGGCTGGGCAAGTAGCTCAGGTTTCTTCGATGATGAATCAAATGATGGCCAACATGGGAGCCGATGGAAAAGATCCCTTCGAGGCAATGGCGAAGCAACAGAATGCAGCGCCAAACCCGATGATGAAGCTGATGTTTCCTGGTTTTCCGTGGCACGCGGCAGATTCCGGTGATATCGACCTGACAGGCTTTCGCAAGCCGCAGTCCTACTATCGCGACATCCTGTGGAACGGTGGAGACAAGGTCTTTGCGACGGTGCGGTTGCCGGAGCCGGAAGGGAAGAAGATCGTTGCGATTGGTTGGTCGGTCTATCCAACGCTGCCAAGCTGGACATGGCCAGGACGCGAAGGCAAGGAGATGCAGGTTGAGGTCTATGCCAATACCGAAAAGGTGCGGTTGTATCTCAACGACAAGCTTGTAGGCGAGATGCCAACAGGTACAGAGCAGCAGCGAAAAGCCCTATTCACTGTTGCCTACGCGCCGGGCACGCTGAAGGCTGTTGGAGTCAATGGAGATCGCGAGGTCACAACGGACGTTCTGCACACAACAGGAGATCCGGTAAAGATTCGTCTTACGCCTGATCGCAAAGTCCTGCAGGCAGATGGCGAGGACCTCTCCTTCATCACAGTGGAGGCGGTGGATGCTCACGGGCTAATGCAGCCGAATGCGGCAGCTGAAGTGAATTTCACGATCAGCGGCCCCGGTACGATCATCGCGGTAGGGAATGGAGACGGAACAAGCACGGAGTCTTACCAGGGAGACCAGCGTGCGCTCTTTCATGGACGCGCGCTTGTTGTTGTGCGTACGTCCAGAACGGCTGGATTCATTCGGCTGAAGGTTACTGCGCCGAGCATGGCTTCGGCTGAGATAAATCTTCATACAGAACCGGCAAAGCCAGGGATGGAGTTGCGATAA